The Engraulis encrasicolus isolate BLACKSEA-1 chromosome 22, IST_EnEncr_1.0, whole genome shotgun sequence genome includes a region encoding these proteins:
- the LOC134439282 gene encoding NLR family CARD domain-containing protein 3-like, which yields MKSDQSRGTPLNFGEGDSSEKRCKRICVQNHKAFLKKKFQCLTEGISKQGNPTLLNEIYTEVYITEGGSGEMNDEHEVRQIEAASKRSAMYDKPIKCNDIFKPLPGQDKDIRTVLTKGVAGIGKTVSVQKFILDWAEEKANHDVHYIFPLPFRELNLVKEEHLSLVGLIKRLFGDIYDLSIFSDVKCKVLFIFDGLDECRIPLNLHSTSRCFDVTEATTVSTLLKNLIKGNLLPSSLMWITSRPAAANQIPLECVDRVTEVRGFNDPQKEEYFWKRVSDEDLANRTISHLKSSRSLFIMCHIPVFCWIAATVLEIVLGERHTGEIPKTLTQMYTQFLMIQTEVKQKYTNRKETGEGMIFKLGKLAFQQLQKGNLIFYEEDLRECSIDITEASVYSGVCTQIFREESGLYHGKVFCFVHLSIQEHLAALHVHLTFIIYKENVLSPRPATLKSRLAQVFKPPPVSDTNECDEASVYGLHKRAVDLTLQSDNEHLELFLRFLLGLSLDSNQDLLRALLPQANIQSQRTDKTAQYIKKRIRKNPSSRKCMNLFHCLNELNDQSLVKEIQRYLKTSGGLNGANLSHAQWSAVVFVLLTSDQQLDEFDLKEYGGSEECLLRLMPVVKASRSAKLRDCKLTEKSCSSLASALSSGSSLRQLDLTLNKLQDSRVGLLSVALGNPLCQLETLMLRNCKLTEKSCSFLAAALSSGSSLKQLDLRWNNLHDSGVAHLSAAIRNPLCRLESLMLWNCKLTEKSCYPLATALSAGSSLRQLNLSENSLQDSGVAPLSSGSSLRQLDLSCNRLLTSDFEPLFALQRNPECKLQQLKW from the exons atgaagagtgaccagtccaggGGTACACCACTGAACTTTGGAGAAGGAGACTCCTCTGAAAAGAG ATGTAAAAGGATTTGTGTGCAGAATCATAAAGCCTTTCTGAAGAAGAAATTTCAGTGTTTGACGGAGGGAATCTCCAAGCAGGGAAACCCCACACTTCTCAATGAGATCTACACAGAGGTCTACATCACAGAAGGTGGCAGTGGAGAGATGAATGATGAACACGAGGTCAGGCAGATTGAGGCAGCATCCAAGAGATCAGCTATGTATGACAAACCAATCAAATGCAATGACATCTTTAAACCCTTACCTGGACAAGATAAGGACATTAGAACTGTGCTgacaaagggagtggctggcattgggaaaacagtctctgtgcagaagttcattctcgACTGGGCTGAAGAAAAAGCCAATCATGATGTCCACTATATATTCCCTCTTCCTTTCCGTGAACTTAACTTAGTGAAGGAGGAACATCTAAGTTTAGTGGGTCTGATTAAGCGATTGTTTGGTGATATCTATGATCTCAGCATTTTCTCTGATGTAAAATGCAAAGtgctgttcatctttgatggtcttgATGAGTGCCGGATTCCTCTCAATTTACATTCAACCTCAAGGTGTTTTGATGTAACAGAAGCAACCACAGTGTCTACTTTGCTGAAAAACCTCATCAAGGGGAAtctgctcccctcttctctcatgtGGATCACCtccagaccagcagcagccaatcagatcccTCTTGAGTGTGTGGACCGAGTGACGGAGGTACGGGGGTTCAATGACCCCCAGAAGGAGGAGTACTTTTGGAAGAGAGTCAGTGATGAGGACCTGGCTAACAGAACCATCAGCCACCTGAAGTCTTCCAGGAGCCtcttcatcatgtgccacattcctgtcttctgctggattgcagCCACTGTGCTGGAGATAGTGTTGGGGGAACGACACACAGGAGAGATCCCTAAGACTCTTACTCAAATGTACACGCAATTCCTGATGATTCAGACGGAAGTCAAACAGAAGTACACAAACAGAAAAGAGACGGGGGAAGGGATGATTTTCAAACTGGGGAAACTTGcttttcagcagctgcagaagggcaatctgatcttctatgaagAAGACCTGAGAGAGTGCAGCATTGACATCACAGAGGCATCAGTGTACTCAGGGGTGTGTAcccagatcttcagagaggagtCTGGGCTGTACCACGGGAAGGTGttctgctttgtgcatctcagtATTCAGGAACATCTTGCAGCATTACATGTGCACCTCACTTTCATCATCTACAAGGAAAATGTTCTCAGCCCGAGGCCAGCCACATTAAAATCTAGGCTTGCTCAAGTTTTTAAGCCTCCGCCTGTGTCTGATACAAATGAGTGTGACGAAGCGTCTGTGTATGGGCTGCACAAGAGAGCAGTAGATCTGACCTTACAGAGTGACAACGAACATCTGGAgcttttcctccgcttcctcctgGGCCTTTCACTAGATTCCAATCAGGATCTCTTGAGAGCTCTCCTGCCACAGGCAAACATCCAATCACAGAGGACTGATAAAACTGCCCAGTACATCAAGAAGAGGATCAGGAAGAATCCCTCATCAAggaaatgcatgaatctgttccaCTGTCTCAATGAGCTGAATGATCAGTCCCTAGTAAAGGAAATCCAAAGGTACCTGAAGACATCAGGAGGTCTAAATGGAGCCAATCTCTCCCATGCACAGTGGTCAGCTGTGGTATTTGTGCTGCTGACCTCAGATCAGCAGCTGGATGAGTTTGACCTGAAGGAATATGGCGGATCAGAGGAATGTCTGCTGAGGCTGATGCCTGTGGTCAAGGCCTCCAGATCAGCAAA GCTGCGCGACTGTAAGCTGACAGAgaaaagctgttcctctctggcttcagccctcagctcaggctcaagtctcagacagctggaccTAACTCTCAATAAGCTGCAGGACTCTAGAGTGGGACTTCTTAGTGTTGCATTAGGAAATCCgctctgtcaactggagacactgAT gctgcgtaactgtaagctgacagagaaaagctgttcctttctggctgcagccctcagtTCAGGTTCAAGTCTCAAACAGCTGGACCTGAGGTGGAATAATCTGCATGACTCTGGAGTGGCACATCTTAGTGCTGCTATAAGAAATCCACTCTGTCGACTGGAGTCACTAAT GCTGTGGAACTGTAAGCTGACAGAGAAGAGCTGTTATCCTCTGGCTACTGCCCTCAGTgcaggctcaagtctcagacagctgaaCCTGAGTGAGAATAgtctgcaggactctggagtggcac ccctcagctcaggctcaagtctcagacagctggaccTGAGTTGTAATAGACTGCTGACATCAGATTTTGAGCCTCTCTTCGCTCTTCAGAGGAACCCAGAGTGTAAACTGCAGCAGCTTAA GTGGTGA